One Leptospira levettii genomic window, TTTTGGCAAATCAGTTGGTGACTGCGTACAAAAGATAATCCCAACTCCTTTGGAACGGATGAGGCGCACCATGGTTTCCAGTTGTTTTAATAAATCACTCGAAGCTTCATCAAAAACCAAATGTGCTTCATCGATAAATAAAACAAGTTTAGGTTTTTCCAAGTCCCCTTCTTCAGGGAAGTTTGCATAAATTTCAGTGAGTAGGGACAACATAAACGTAGAAAAAAGTCTGGGTTTTGTTTGGATGTCTGTTAGGCGGACAATCGAAATTTTGCCTTTTTTTGATTCTGTTTTTAATAGGTCTTCCACATCAAAAGAAGGTTCACCAAAAAAATCTTCCCCACCTTGGCTTTCTAGGTCCATTAATTTGCGTAAGATGATGGAAACACTTTGGGAAGAAACAGTTCCATATTCTTTTTCTAATTCTTTTTTCCCTTCGTCGTTTATGTATTGTAGTGCTTTTTTAAAATCCTTTAGGTCAAGGATTGGTAATCCCAAATCGTCACAGTATTTAAACACTAACGAGACTACGCTACTTTGTGTTTCATTTAATTCTAAAATCCTTGAAAGTAATATGGGACCAAATTCAGCAACAGTAGCTCGTAGTCTCACTCCTGGTTCTTTGGAGATGGATAAAAATTCCACTGGGTAAGCACTAGGTTTCCAATTCACTCCTAATAGTTTTGTACGTTCTTTGATTTTATCATTTTCTTCCCCTTCGGCTCCAAGCCCAGAAAGGTCACCTTTGATGTCCATCAGCACCACTGGCACACCCACATCAGAAAGTGATTCTGTCAGGAGTTGTAAGGTTTTCGTTTTCCCAGTTCCTGTTGCACCAGCGATCAGACCATGGCGGTTTAAAGTAGATAGGGGGATTTGTACTTTGGCCTCGGGGAAGGTATCCCCATCATATTTCCCACAACCAAGAAATAAGGATCCATCGCTTGGGTATCCTTCCTCGATTTTTTTTGTAAATGCATCAGATTGTTTGGCCATTCGTTCCCTCGAAAATCCACTAGTTCGACTGGTTTCCTACCGAAGTCAATGTTTTCTAATACGGGTAAATGGGGTTGGTGAATGTGGAGAATTAGGTTCTTTGCCACAAATTTCTCGTAGTAATCCTAATATGATTTGAGTTTTTCCAAAATCTTTTTACTCTTTGGATGTGGAACGGATTCTCACAACCAAACGAGTGTATCTACTTTTCGTAGTTTTCCTTTTATTCCCCTTCGTACAATGTAACCGCGGGATTCCCTCTTTAGCCTCGGCCAAAACCATCCAAAATGGAGTTTTGGATCTCACAAAGGAAGATCTCAATACCTTAGATCCCTTCCCTTTGGCAGGTGAGTGGCATGCATTTCCTGGTGAAATGCCAGAAACAGAGGCTGAGTTCCAAGCACTCGACCAAAAAACCCCTCAAATACTTGCTGTCCCTGGGTATTGGGTGAACCAAAACCTTCCCGCTCATGGAGTTGTTACCTATCGACTCAAATTACAAGTAAAAGAACCCATGAACCTCATGGTATATTTACGAGAAGCGTCTTCTGCGTACAAATTGTACTATCATAACCAGGAACGTGGCCTTGTTTTGTTAGGTTCCGCAGGTAAAGTCGCAAAAACAAAAGAGGAATCGATAGGTTACTATTTGGAAACTGGTAGGTCCTTTCGAGCCACACCTTCTACAGTCTTGTATTTACAAATCTCGAATTATTTGTATTCACGCGGTGGTCCTTATTATTCTCCCATCCTTGGAGAAGTGGGAAAAACCATCTTATACCTTCGGTTCAAAGAACGGAAAAAATCGTTTTTCTTTGGAGTCTTTTTAATCCTTTT contains:
- a CDS encoding helicase HerA-like domain-containing protein; protein product: MAKQSDAFTKKIEEGYPSDGSLFLGCGKYDGDTFPEAKVQIPLSTLNRHGLIAGATGTGKTKTLQLLTESLSDVGVPVVLMDIKGDLSGLGAEGEENDKIKERTKLLGVNWKPSAYPVEFLSISKEPGVRLRATVAEFGPILLSRILELNETQSSVVSLVFKYCDDLGLPILDLKDFKKALQYINDEGKKELEKEYGTVSSQSVSIILRKLMDLESQGGEDFFGEPSFDVEDLLKTESKKGKISIVRLTDIQTKPRLFSTFMLSLLTEIYANFPEEGDLEKPKLVLFIDEAHLVFDEASSDLLKQLETMVRLIRSKGVGIIFCTQSPTDLPKEILGQLGLKVQHALRAFTANDRKAIKTAAENYPETDFYDTKEVITELGIGEAFITALSTKGSPTPLVHTLLSPPKSRMGTLTPKELETLIGESDLVKKYETSLDRESAHEMLTKKMETIASETESAEEEETGSKKPKSKRAQEKEDPSFVETLSKNPLAREVGRTVAKEVTRGLLGMLGVTPKRGSKRKKTGLFGF